A section of the Candidatus Latescibacterota bacterium genome encodes:
- the fliG gene encoding flagellar motor switch protein FliG — protein sequence MSKATKQPAPESPPAPAAGVNLDGMKGVTRAAMLMIALGKEAASEITRHLSDEELEDLSAEIVSIGTISAEDKRAIIEDFAQTAQARDYILQGGEDYAREMLIASLGERKAKAIMSRFRGLGETNYFGLISNVDPPSIANFLKKEHPQTVALVLSTLPTHQAGQILVNLPEETRTSIAYRMATIERPSAEVIAEIQGVLGDYVLTDFQDMGVKFGGTTHVAETFNEIEQTVWKGILEEIEEVDAAVAEDIKNQMFTFGDLVLLDNKSVQAVMKEVDSKDLALALKGATGEVRDLVFGNMSKRAATAIREEMEYMGAVRVSDVEAAQARIIEVVRSLEAEGTIFIAGRGGEEGGLIE from the coding sequence GTGAGCAAGGCGACGAAGCAGCCGGCGCCCGAGAGCCCGCCCGCCCCGGCGGCGGGGGTGAACCTCGACGGCATGAAGGGCGTCACCCGCGCGGCGATGCTGATGATAGCGCTGGGCAAGGAGGCGGCCTCCGAGATCACGCGGCATCTCAGCGACGAGGAGCTCGAGGACCTCTCCGCCGAGATCGTCTCAATCGGCACGATCTCGGCCGAGGACAAGCGCGCGATCATCGAGGACTTCGCGCAGACCGCCCAGGCGCGGGACTACATCCTGCAGGGCGGCGAGGACTACGCGCGCGAGATGCTCATCGCCAGCCTGGGCGAGCGCAAGGCCAAGGCCATCATGAGCCGCTTCCGCGGCCTGGGCGAGACGAACTACTTCGGCCTCATCAGCAACGTGGACCCGCCGAGCATCGCGAACTTCCTGAAGAAGGAGCACCCGCAGACGGTGGCGCTCGTGCTCAGCACCCTGCCCACCCATCAGGCGGGACAGATCCTCGTCAACCTGCCCGAGGAGACCCGCACCAGCATCGCCTACCGCATGGCCACCATCGAGCGGCCGAGCGCGGAGGTCATCGCCGAGATCCAGGGCGTGCTGGGCGACTACGTGCTCACGGACTTCCAGGACATGGGCGTCAAGTTCGGCGGCACGACCCACGTGGCGGAGACCTTCAACGAGATCGAGCAGACGGTCTGGAAGGGCATCCTCGAGGAGATCGAGGAGGTCGACGCGGCCGTGGCCGAGGACATCAAGAACCAGATGTTCACCTTCGGCGACCTGGTGCTGCTGGACAACAAGTCCGTCCAGGCCGTGATGAAGGAAGTGGACAGCAAGGACCTGGCCCTCGCGCTCAAGGGCGCGACGGGCGAGGTGCGCGACCTCGTCTTCGGCAACATGTCCAAGCGGGCGGCCACGGCCATCCGCGAGGAGATGGAGTACATGGGCGCGGTGCGCGTGAGCGACGTGGAGGCCGCCCAGGCCCGCATCATCGAGGTGGTGCGCAGCCTGGAGGCCGAGGGGACGATCTTCATCGCTGGACGCGGGGGGGAAGAGGGTGGCCTCATCGAGTGA
- the fliF gene encoding flagellar M-ring protein FliF, translating into MISRLRELWGLLGTSQRVLFLSLTGAVLATLLIFFAWLGRENFTLLYSNLGPEDSARVIEQLQKRGVDYRVTSGGNGLMVPASRVGELKVLMAGEGLPTGGLSGYELFDNEGLGVSEFTQNLNYRRALEGELARSIITINGVEKARVHLVLPKQALFRAEQQPPTASVVLNLLRPGALRGDQVQAIQRLVSGSVEGMSPEHVTILDSFGTLLSRDGTSDVAGLSNAQLEIKQEVESYLGRKAQSTLESVLGPGTALVRVNAELDFEKVERTRQVVDPETSAVLSEQRNQSQRDTEGENTESSTVQYEFNRMVENIVAATGTVRQLSVAVLIDGVYTQAEDGSSQYAPRSAQELEGYRKVVENIVGVNKDRGDKIELLNVRFQETPLPEASALSTWVGRAPKYINGGLILLALIFLMATFRRLSGQLVAGLTGPTRSARDLGRAVEAGRDPAGDSAVAEGIQSKAAHALEVEEQARALALEKPEDIAQLVRTWMHARS; encoded by the coding sequence ATGATCTCACGACTGCGGGAGCTCTGGGGACTGCTGGGCACGAGCCAGCGGGTGCTCTTCCTGTCGCTCACGGGCGCGGTGCTGGCCACGCTGCTGATCTTCTTCGCGTGGCTGGGCCGGGAGAACTTCACCCTGCTCTACTCGAACCTCGGCCCCGAGGACAGCGCGCGCGTGATCGAGCAGCTCCAGAAGCGGGGCGTCGACTACCGCGTGACCAGCGGCGGCAACGGCCTCATGGTGCCGGCTAGCCGCGTGGGCGAGCTGAAGGTGCTGATGGCCGGCGAGGGCCTGCCCACGGGCGGCCTCAGCGGCTACGAGCTCTTCGACAACGAGGGGCTCGGCGTCAGCGAGTTCACGCAGAATCTCAACTACCGGCGCGCGCTCGAGGGCGAGCTGGCGCGCTCGATCATCACCATCAACGGCGTCGAGAAGGCGCGGGTCCACCTGGTCCTGCCCAAGCAGGCGCTGTTCCGGGCCGAGCAGCAGCCGCCGACGGCCAGCGTCGTGCTGAATCTGCTCCGCCCCGGCGCGCTGCGCGGCGATCAGGTGCAGGCGATCCAGCGTCTGGTGTCCGGCAGCGTCGAGGGCATGAGTCCCGAGCACGTGACGATCCTCGACAGCTTCGGCACCCTGCTCTCCCGTGACGGCACGAGCGACGTGGCCGGACTCAGCAACGCCCAGCTGGAGATCAAGCAGGAGGTGGAGTCCTACCTCGGCCGCAAGGCCCAGAGCACGCTGGAGAGCGTGCTGGGCCCGGGCACCGCGCTGGTGCGCGTCAACGCCGAGCTGGACTTCGAGAAGGTGGAGCGCACGCGCCAGGTCGTGGACCCGGAGACCAGCGCCGTGCTCAGCGAGCAGCGCAACCAGAGCCAGCGGGACACCGAGGGCGAGAACACCGAGAGCTCCACGGTGCAGTACGAGTTCAACCGCATGGTGGAGAACATCGTGGCGGCGACCGGCACCGTGCGGCAGCTGAGCGTGGCGGTGCTCATCGACGGCGTCTACACCCAGGCCGAGGACGGCAGCAGCCAGTACGCGCCGCGCAGCGCCCAGGAGCTCGAGGGCTACCGCAAGGTCGTCGAGAACATCGTGGGCGTGAACAAGGACCGCGGCGACAAGATCGAGCTGCTCAACGTCCGCTTCCAGGAGACCCCGCTGCCGGAGGCGAGCGCCCTGTCCACCTGGGTGGGGCGCGCCCCCAAGTACATCAACGGCGGCCTGATCCTCCTGGCCCTGATCTTCCTCATGGCGACCTTCCGCCGCCTGAGCGGCCAGCTCGTGGCCGGTCTGACCGGGCCGACCCGCAGCGCGCGCGACCTCGGTCGGGCCGTGGAGGCCGGTCGCGATCCGGCGGGGGACAGCGCCGTCGCCGAGGGGATCCAGAGCAAGGCGGCGCACGCGCTGGAGGTCGAGGAGCAGGCCCGCGCGCTGGCGCTGGAGAAGCCCGAGGACATCGCACAGCTGGTGCGTACCTGGATGCACGCGAGGAGCTAG
- the fliE gene encoding flagellar hook-basal body complex protein FliE, whose product MKDLQLRPLVTHNLLKAYGQTPTEAPKASGFAAMLEQSLSKTQAKQDQADAAIGAAVLDQGVDVHQIMIAQEEASLTFELLMEVRNRLLEGYQQLMQMQV is encoded by the coding sequence ATGAAGGATCTCCAGCTGCGTCCCCTGGTCACGCACAACCTGCTCAAGGCCTACGGGCAGACGCCCACCGAGGCGCCCAAGGCCAGCGGTTTCGCGGCCATGCTCGAGCAGAGCCTGTCGAAGACGCAGGCGAAGCAGGACCAGGCCGACGCGGCCATCGGGGCGGCGGTGCTGGACCAGGGCGTGGATGTCCACCAGATCATGATCGCCCAGGAAGAGGCGAGCCTCACCTTCGAGCTTCTCATGGAAGTGCGCAACCGTCTGCTGGAAGGCTACCAGCAGCTCATGCAGATGCAGGTCTAG
- the flgC gene encoding flagellar basal body rod protein FlgC, with protein MATEGIFSSFKVSAMGLKAQRLRLDVAAENLANAETTRTPEGGPYRPKTVVFSAREAKPEPRRVSFSALLDRARELPAMPPQPTLPELEAKVATVADPVTSEYAPGHPDADADGVLLKPNINPVDEMLTLIKATRAYEANATAMDAAKEMISRAIDL; from the coding sequence ATGGCGACTGAAGGCATCTTCTCCAGCTTCAAGGTGAGCGCCATGGGCCTCAAGGCCCAGCGCCTGCGCCTGGACGTGGCCGCCGAGAACCTGGCGAACGCCGAGACCACGCGGACGCCCGAGGGCGGTCCCTACCGTCCCAAGACGGTGGTGTTCTCCGCCCGCGAGGCGAAGCCGGAGCCGCGCCGGGTCAGCTTCAGCGCCCTGCTGGACCGGGCGCGCGAGCTGCCGGCGATGCCGCCGCAGCCGACCCTGCCCGAGCTCGAGGCGAAGGTGGCCACGGTGGCCGACCCCGTGACGAGCGAGTACGCGCCGGGCCACCCCGACGCGGACGCCGACGGCGTGCTGCTCAAGCCGAACATCAACCCCGTGGACGAGATGCTCACCCTCATCAAGGCGACGCGGGCCTACGAGGCCAACGCCACCGCCATGGACGCGGCCAAGGAAATGATCAGCCGCGCCATCGACCTCTAG
- the flgB gene encoding flagellar basal body rod protein FlgB, whose translation MARDVFNAGNLDLLKRSLDAYTLRQRVIAENIAQVETPGYSSRSVDFEDALQRALDRGETALPEPVLRPDSPRALQGTTNGVNDVDLDREMAALAETNLRHKLATRILSIRYQLLRSAIRGKG comes from the coding sequence ATGGCCCGCGACGTCTTCAACGCCGGCAACCTGGACCTGCTCAAGCGCAGCCTGGACGCCTACACCCTGCGCCAGCGCGTGATCGCCGAGAACATCGCGCAGGTGGAGACGCCGGGCTATTCGAGCCGCAGCGTGGATTTCGAGGACGCCCTGCAGCGGGCGCTCGACCGCGGCGAGACGGCCCTGCCCGAGCCGGTGCTGCGGCCCGACTCGCCGCGCGCGCTGCAGGGTACGACGAACGGCGTGAACGACGTGGACCTCGACCGCGAGATGGCCGCCCTGGCGGAGACGAACCTTCGCCACAAGCTGGCCACGCGCATCCTGTCCATCCGCTACCAGCTGCTGCGGAGCGCGATCCGCGGCAAGGGCTAG